The following proteins come from a genomic window of Ictalurus furcatus strain D&B chromosome 12, Billie_1.0, whole genome shotgun sequence:
- the cdkn2d gene encoding cyclin-dependent kinase 4 inhibitor D, with the protein MVLSESDAGKSLTAAAARGDAAELRRLLEESRVHPDTRNEFGKTALQAMMMGNTNVACLLLENGADPNIQDRFGITPVHDAARTGFLDTLCVLVDYGASVNIPDQSGALPIHIAIREGYRDVVEFLAPRSNLGHQDTRGDTALDIAQASCTPDMVELLKRQLESSLAFQS; encoded by the exons ATGGTGCTGAGTGAGAGCGACGCGGGGAAGAGTCTGACTGCGGCGGCGGCGAGAGGAGACGCCGCGGAGCTGCGGAGGCTGCTGGAGGAGAGCCGAGTTCACCCCGACACCAGGAACGAGTTCGGCAAAACAGCCTTACAG GCCATGATGATGGGTAACACCAACGTTGCTTGCCTGCTGCTGGAGAATGGTGCCGACCCGAACATCCAGGACCGCTTCGGGATCACGCCGGTCCACGATGCTGCCCGGACAGGCTTTTTGGACACGTTGTGTGTCCTGGTCGATTACGGCGCCTCGGTCAACATCCCCGATCAGTCCGGCGCTCTGCCCATCCACATCGCCATCCGAGAGGGCTACAGAGACGTGGTGGAGTTCCTGGCACCGCGTTCGAACCTCGGCCACCAGGACACGCGAGGGGACACGGCGCTAGACATCGCACAGGCCTCGTGTACGCCGGACATGGTGGAGCTGCTGAAACGGCAGCTGGAGTCCTCCCTAGCGTTCCAGTCTTAG